The following proteins are encoded in a genomic region of Thiomonas sp. X19:
- a CDS encoding EAL domain-containing protein: protein MPVTVPRPKELRRLRTLVLWVNVILALALAAFLGWRFGDSETTTGNVLGAQSAFWSDAMNQRYASIQTVCNVTREKLGAHPSLWNKPEAVQPWIDGFLPQLPFVSSIQLISAQGRIAASAKAGAQGKDVADAMDAKRELQTALSKSGKLEIGRAVFAPEFGGHLVTPVRCAVPGPASNEFGVLSFAVQTQDLLQSLRAGVGAANGNLPVPAVGLIRDDGFLLARLPPTALSTAREASNKPSRGVLARELAAHPQAKQGVISGWVPSANAHFVVAWERLAGRQVTAFVSLPRSVVVTKWALQAAPMLLGWLILLAMQAVGWRWVSRLHGRQHRLMRFNAALAALSQIAAQAKSEQELFDAACDIAVNQAGMVLAWVGCPDAEDRFVAQAVAGVAEYLDGQVISCDATTPAGRGPSGTAWRDAKPQFAWTYDDARLQPWADRAQSFGIRSIASLPIRVSGQVRALFSVYHSVHGGFEDSLRQLLGQMALELGRGLERLAIQAAERTERESRERQQEILRAILAEIDTLIAARSEAELLVSACTRLLETGMFAAAWVGQPDAQNRIKLLAAAGNGAEVLADAEPLTLQSATALQQAWQTQTLALEASAASPLLAPWQAYGVSEWAQGAAVLAIRRGDEPWALLVLVAQNRDDFDDALLPMLRRVPELLGRALAELDLKVQLKSEQSRQAYLARHDALTSLPNRLALETHLPLAMARARRHGSLLAVGLMDLDDFKPVNDTWGHPAGDELLRQLGQRLKAAVRETDLVARLGGDEFVVVLEGLARESDLPMLLDRLHGVVETPFDLGENRQAQVGMSMGLTLYPADESESDLLLRHADAALYSSKAHKGDRSTWWLRWSEPGVDDGATIATLRTLDPYGYEVRRLFMLAQDAVAQTADAFVAQFHARLESEPQFARILHWLSAEELARLRRRQASHLRHIMTPGLREIEHRQAAAHIACQNALAGVTVDTLVSSLGWYLQQLQELAANLPGRARDRQQLAHVISARMQVELEAQTGAARDVNEHYQLALVAFEHMLQDATQWADIVRTALDTVVELPGMKAAVLFQPDADGHFVPEFTAGRFDAYLQAIADRGIALPVLDEHGSSGNTPHPRCWRSEHIETNASYVTDARMTPWRDAAHSIGIRSSAAVPVKDARGRMLGVFGLYGGMPGMFEAPDMRRFMQALELLFERASRGLHAGDATALPAEERRAWRARLFNGGLDMFVQPIVDLRSGKPEKVEALARLRLEDGRIITPGQFLPWFGAAELIRLFTLGLEQTLGHLRAWDAMGLRLDASINLPPEVLLQPDCAHWVRQTLERFAISPARLQLEILEDAEFQDVGLRDVAVHALAALGVHLVMDDLGSGYSSLLRLRTLPFHVVKIDQGLVREAGRDPERVVRFIGSLVRMAHSLGLSVVVEGLETPELVEVAAVLGAEAGQGFAFAQPMPAADLHAWMTRFGTGLRADIDVRHPRTPLGRLARQWVLEGSSAVVEHGHRAPAANDVVSEEIGS from the coding sequence ATGCCCGTCACGGTCCCACGCCCCAAGGAACTGCGCCGACTTCGCACCTTGGTGCTGTGGGTCAACGTCATCCTCGCGCTTGCTCTGGCCGCATTCCTGGGCTGGCGCTTCGGCGACAGCGAGACCACCACCGGCAATGTGCTCGGCGCGCAGTCGGCCTTCTGGTCCGATGCGATGAACCAGCGCTACGCCAGCATCCAGACCGTCTGCAACGTCACACGCGAGAAACTCGGTGCTCACCCCAGTCTTTGGAACAAGCCCGAAGCAGTCCAGCCTTGGATCGATGGCTTCCTGCCCCAATTGCCTTTCGTCAGCAGCATTCAGCTCATCTCCGCGCAAGGTCGCATTGCCGCGTCCGCCAAGGCGGGCGCCCAAGGCAAGGACGTTGCGGATGCCATGGACGCAAAGCGCGAACTGCAGACTGCACTGTCGAAGAGTGGCAAGCTGGAGATCGGGCGCGCCGTGTTCGCCCCCGAATTCGGCGGCCATCTCGTCACCCCAGTGCGCTGCGCCGTTCCCGGGCCCGCGTCAAACGAGTTCGGTGTACTCAGCTTCGCCGTTCAGACCCAGGATTTGCTGCAATCCTTGCGCGCCGGCGTGGGCGCGGCCAATGGAAACCTGCCCGTGCCTGCCGTCGGCCTGATACGCGACGACGGATTCCTGCTGGCCCGCCTGCCCCCTACCGCACTGAGCACTGCACGCGAGGCGTCCAACAAGCCCTCGCGCGGGGTGTTGGCCAGAGAACTCGCCGCGCACCCGCAGGCCAAGCAAGGGGTCATCTCGGGCTGGGTGCCATCGGCCAACGCCCATTTCGTCGTCGCCTGGGAGCGGCTCGCTGGCCGCCAGGTCACGGCCTTCGTCAGCCTGCCTCGCAGCGTCGTGGTCACAAAATGGGCCCTGCAGGCTGCGCCGATGCTCCTCGGCTGGTTGATCCTGCTGGCCATGCAGGCCGTGGGCTGGCGCTGGGTCAGCCGTCTGCATGGGCGCCAGCATCGCCTGATGCGCTTCAACGCCGCGCTGGCGGCGTTGAGCCAGATTGCTGCGCAGGCCAAGTCGGAACAAGAGCTTTTCGATGCTGCATGCGATATCGCCGTGAACCAGGCCGGCATGGTGCTCGCCTGGGTTGGGTGCCCCGACGCGGAAGACAGGTTCGTGGCTCAAGCCGTGGCCGGCGTCGCGGAGTATCTGGACGGCCAGGTGATTTCCTGCGATGCCACGACGCCTGCCGGCCGCGGGCCGTCCGGGACGGCGTGGCGGGATGCCAAACCCCAATTTGCCTGGACATATGACGATGCGCGTCTTCAACCCTGGGCCGACCGGGCGCAGAGCTTCGGCATCAGGAGTATTGCCTCATTGCCGATCCGGGTATCAGGCCAGGTCCGCGCATTGTTCAGCGTGTATCACTCTGTTCACGGCGGTTTCGAAGACAGTTTGCGGCAACTTCTCGGACAGATGGCCCTCGAACTCGGCCGCGGCCTTGAGCGCCTGGCGATCCAAGCCGCTGAGCGCACCGAGCGCGAAAGCCGTGAACGCCAGCAGGAAATCCTGCGTGCGATCCTGGCCGAGATCGACACCCTGATCGCGGCGCGCAGCGAGGCTGAGTTGCTGGTGTCGGCCTGTACCCGGCTGCTTGAAACAGGCATGTTTGCCGCCGCCTGGGTTGGACAGCCCGACGCGCAGAACCGCATCAAGCTTCTCGCCGCGGCGGGTAACGGCGCCGAGGTGCTGGCCGACGCCGAACCGCTGACGCTGCAATCGGCCACGGCGCTGCAACAGGCGTGGCAGACTCAGACGCTGGCTTTGGAAGCGTCCGCCGCGTCTCCCCTGCTCGCGCCCTGGCAGGCGTATGGCGTGTCCGAGTGGGCGCAGGGCGCTGCCGTGCTGGCCATACGCCGGGGTGACGAGCCATGGGCACTGCTCGTGCTGGTTGCGCAAAACCGCGACGATTTCGACGATGCCTTGCTTCCGATGCTGCGGCGTGTGCCCGAGCTGCTCGGCCGCGCGTTGGCGGAGCTCGACCTCAAGGTTCAACTCAAGTCCGAGCAATCACGTCAGGCCTATCTCGCGCGGCACGACGCGCTCACCAGCCTGCCCAATCGCCTGGCGCTGGAAACCCATCTGCCACTGGCCATGGCGCGCGCACGGCGCCACGGTAGCCTGCTCGCCGTCGGGCTGATGGACTTGGACGACTTCAAGCCTGTGAACGACACCTGGGGGCATCCGGCCGGCGACGAGTTGCTGCGCCAGCTTGGCCAGCGCCTCAAAGCCGCCGTGCGCGAAACCGACCTCGTCGCACGCCTTGGCGGGGACGAATTCGTCGTCGTGCTCGAGGGACTGGCGCGCGAAAGCGATCTTCCCATGCTGCTCGACCGCCTGCATGGCGTCGTCGAGACGCCGTTCGATCTCGGCGAGAACAGACAGGCGCAGGTCGGCATGAGCATGGGATTGACGCTGTATCCGGCCGACGAGTCCGAATCCGATCTGCTGCTGCGCCACGCCGACGCCGCACTCTATTCCAGTAAGGCCCACAAGGGCGATCGCTCAACCTGGTGGTTGCGCTGGAGCGAACCTGGTGTTGATGACGGCGCCACCATCGCCACGCTGCGGACCCTCGACCCCTACGGCTACGAGGTCCGCCGCCTGTTCATGCTGGCGCAGGACGCGGTGGCGCAGACCGCAGACGCTTTCGTCGCGCAGTTCCACGCCCGCCTGGAAAGCGAGCCGCAGTTCGCCCGCATCCTGCATTGGCTGAGCGCCGAAGAGCTTGCGAGACTCAGGCGCCGGCAAGCCAGCCACCTGCGCCACATCATGACTCCGGGTCTGCGTGAGATCGAGCACCGCCAGGCGGCGGCGCATATCGCCTGCCAGAATGCTTTGGCCGGGGTTACGGTCGACACCCTGGTCAGCAGCCTGGGCTGGTATTTGCAGCAATTGCAGGAACTCGCTGCCAATCTTCCCGGACGCGCACGTGACCGCCAGCAGCTCGCCCACGTCATTTCCGCCCGCATGCAGGTCGAACTCGAAGCCCAGACAGGCGCTGCACGAGACGTGAACGAGCATTACCAGCTCGCACTCGTGGCGTTCGAGCACATGCTGCAGGACGCCACACAATGGGCCGACATCGTGCGCACCGCGTTGGACACCGTGGTTGAGCTGCCGGGCATGAAAGCCGCTGTGCTATTCCAGCCCGACGCCGATGGCCATTTCGTGCCCGAATTCACCGCCGGTCGTTTCGACGCCTACTTGCAGGCGATCGCCGATCGCGGCATCGCTCTGCCGGTTCTCGACGAACACGGCAGCTCCGGCAACACACCGCACCCGCGCTGCTGGCGCAGCGAGCACATCGAGACCAACGCGAGTTACGTCACAGACGCACGTATGACCCCCTGGCGCGACGCCGCGCACTCCATCGGCATCCGCAGTTCCGCCGCGGTCCCGGTGAAGGATGCGCGCGGCCGCATGCTCGGCGTGTTCGGGTTGTACGGCGGCATGCCTGGCATGTTCGAAGCGCCCGACATGCGCCGCTTCATGCAGGCGCTGGAATTGCTGTTCGAACGTGCCTCGCGCGGCCTCCACGCCGGCGACGCCACAGCGTTGCCGGCGGAGGAACGCCGCGCCTGGCGCGCACGGCTGTTCAACGGCGGCCTGGACATGTTCGTGCAACCCATCGTCGACCTGCGCAGCGGCAAGCCCGAGAAAGTCGAGGCGCTGGCTCGCCTGCGCCTCGAAGACGGGCGCATCATCACGCCGGGGCAGTTTCTTCCCTGGTTCGGTGCAGCCGAACTCATCCGCCTGTTCACCCTCGGCCTGGAACAGACCCTGGGCCACCTACGGGCCTGGGATGCAATGGGCCTGCGCCTGGACGCCTCGATCAACCTGCCGCCCGAGGTTTTGCTGCAGCCCGATTGCGCGCACTGGGTGCGGCAGACCCTGGAGCGCTTTGCCATTTCGCCGGCGCGGCTGCAACTCGAAATCCTCGAAGACGCGGAGTTCCAGGACGTCGGCCTGCGCGACGTCGCGGTGCACGCGCTGGCCGCGCTCGGCGTGCATCTGGTGATGGACGACCTCGGCTCGGGCTACTCCAGCCTGTTGCGCCTGCGCACCTTGCCCTTCCACGTCGTGAAAATCGACCAGGGCCTGGTGCGCGAAGCCGGGCGCGACCCCGAGCGCGTCGTGCGCTTCATCGGCTCGCTGGTCCGCATGGCGCACAGCCTCGGCCTGAGCGTGGTGGTCGAGGGGCTGGAAACGCCGGAACTGGTGGAGGTCGCCGCCGTGCTCGGAGCAGAGGCGGGTCAAGGGTTTGCGTTCGCGCAGCCCATGCCAGCGGCCGACCTGCATGCCTGGATGACCCGATTCGGCACCGGCTTGCGCGCCGATATCGACGTACGCCATCCACGTACCCCGCTCGGGCGCCTGGCCCGGCAATGGGTGCTCGAAGGCAGCAGCGCCGTGGTCGAACACGGCCATCGCGCCCCGGCCGCCAATGACGTCGTATCCGAGGAGATCGGGTCGTGA
- a CDS encoding diguanylate cyclase has protein sequence MELTDLQARNQQILALLRETGRPMPSPGSVALELMRAVERRDVSVFEVCNIARTAPMLVARTVQMANSALYSGLRPTAAMEDAVMRIGVVALARLAVGLSLVHAAGGWDADFDLNQHWRRALARGLVLQHLARRLRNLPSSEAFTLGLLGNIGQLAMVSAYGARAATADEGTEDGLLRHQRRLWGFDQNQASAALLDGWGFPISLWLAALPIGQDTAHAAGRGGELSLTVDVARCMAAALCGPVDPAELPRLYMGAARLGLDAQAMIAMLDQLRADFPSMARILDISTPDAQAEAEFQRLRAALSTTPPIDRPGPGAALVIAADKARASEIDDALQADADLRVIVAPDLWRGLEWLRDLQPDVLVLSAELAGVDVVALCRELRAARGPRLYILLVTDDPAAEMVLQAMDAGANDVLAMPADARLLLAKVRLGGRTVRLIDALEQERHNAFDMQRELARLNANLRAAAYSDDLTGLPNRRALDDFLQRVWAETARVRQALSVVIVDLDAFKQINDNHGHEAGDRVLVAVAQALRAQTRASDMLARWGGEEIVLVCPGTDAAAAALLAERMRGAVERLRGDFPQITLSAGVAQASPADEGFADVMRAADAALLQAKRDGRNRVVVARAPRVPAGD, from the coding sequence ATGGAACTGACCGACCTGCAAGCCCGCAATCAGCAGATCCTCGCCTTGTTGCGTGAAACGGGCCGGCCCATGCCATCGCCAGGCTCAGTAGCGCTGGAGCTGATGCGCGCGGTGGAGCGGCGCGATGTGAGCGTGTTCGAGGTCTGCAACATCGCCCGCACAGCCCCGATGCTGGTGGCCAGAACCGTGCAGATGGCCAACTCGGCGCTCTACAGTGGGCTGCGGCCAACGGCCGCGATGGAAGACGCCGTCATGCGCATTGGCGTGGTCGCGCTGGCGCGTTTGGCCGTGGGCCTGAGTCTCGTGCATGCGGCCGGCGGCTGGGACGCCGATTTCGACCTCAATCAGCACTGGCGGCGTGCCCTTGCACGCGGCTTGGTGCTGCAACACCTGGCACGGCGCTTGCGCAACCTGCCGAGTTCGGAAGCCTTCACGCTGGGTTTGCTCGGCAACATCGGCCAGCTGGCCATGGTGTCTGCCTACGGCGCACGGGCTGCCACGGCCGACGAGGGTACCGAGGACGGCTTGCTGCGCCACCAGCGTCGTCTCTGGGGTTTCGACCAGAACCAGGCCAGCGCTGCGCTCCTCGATGGCTGGGGTTTTCCGATCAGCCTGTGGCTGGCGGCCTTGCCGATCGGCCAGGACACGGCGCATGCGGCAGGCCGCGGTGGCGAGCTTTCGCTGACGGTCGATGTCGCAAGATGCATGGCCGCAGCCTTGTGTGGGCCGGTCGACCCGGCTGAATTGCCGCGCCTGTACATGGGCGCCGCTCGCCTGGGGCTGGACGCGCAGGCCATGATTGCCATGCTCGACCAGCTGCGCGCCGACTTTCCCTCGATGGCACGAATCCTCGATATCAGCACGCCCGATGCACAGGCCGAGGCTGAATTCCAGCGCTTGCGCGCAGCCCTGTCCACAACCCCGCCGATCGACCGCCCCGGGCCGGGGGCTGCATTGGTGATCGCCGCTGACAAGGCGCGTGCGAGCGAAATCGACGACGCGCTGCAAGCCGATGCCGACCTGCGCGTGATTGTCGCGCCCGACCTCTGGCGCGGCCTCGAATGGCTGCGCGACCTCCAGCCCGATGTTCTGGTGCTGAGCGCGGAGCTTGCCGGCGTCGACGTCGTCGCTCTGTGCCGCGAGTTGCGCGCCGCGCGCGGACCACGCCTGTATATCCTGCTGGTGACGGACGATCCAGCGGCCGAGATGGTCTTGCAGGCCATGGACGCAGGCGCCAACGACGTGTTGGCCATGCCTGCCGACGCCCGCCTCCTGCTGGCCAAGGTGCGTCTCGGTGGGCGTACCGTGCGTCTGATCGACGCCCTCGAGCAGGAGCGCCACAATGCCTTCGACATGCAGCGTGAACTTGCCCGGCTGAACGCGAATTTGCGCGCCGCTGCCTACAGCGACGATCTCACCGGCCTGCCCAACCGCCGCGCACTCGACGATTTTCTACAGCGGGTCTGGGCCGAAACGGCGCGAGTCCGGCAGGCGCTGTCCGTCGTGATCGTCGATCTCGATGCCTTCAAGCAGATCAACGACAACCATGGTCACGAGGCCGGCGACCGGGTGCTCGTTGCCGTGGCCCAGGCCCTAAGGGCGCAGACGCGCGCTTCCGACATGCTTGCTCGCTGGGGCGGCGAGGAAATCGTGCTGGTCTGTCCCGGAACCGATGCCGCCGCTGCGGCCCTGCTGGCCGAGCGCATGCGTGGCGCAGTCGAGCGGCTGCGCGGAGATTTTCCCCAGATCACGCTCTCTGCGGGCGTAGCCCAGGCTAGCCCTGCAGACGAGGGTTTTGCAGACGTGATGCGTGCGGCCGATGCCGCTTTGCTGCAAGCCAAACGCGATGGCCGCAACCGCGTCGTGGTCGCCCGGGCTCCGCGCGTGCCTGCGGGCGACTAG
- a CDS encoding GGDEF domain-containing protein encodes MRSHVQELIALAERTDAIARMGGEEFMLLPDADANRAWGVVERLLEAFCHQRVTHQGSGQRVAATFSAGIAQWCVGEDFASLYQRADTALLAAKQAGRQRLMHAAPCTKSDKPHA; translated from the coding sequence TTGCGCTCGCATGTGCAGGAACTCATCGCCCTGGCAGAGCGGACCGACGCCATCGCCCGCATGGGTGGCGAAGAGTTCATGCTGCTGCCCGATGCCGACGCCAACCGCGCCTGGGGCGTGGTCGAGCGTTTGCTGGAAGCGTTCTGCCATCAGCGCGTGACGCACCAAGGCAGTGGGCAGCGCGTTGCAGCCACATTCAGCGCTGGTATCGCGCAATGGTGTGTCGGCGAAGACTTCGCCAGCCTCTACCAGCGCGCCGATACTGCCCTGCTGGCTGCCAAACAAGCCGGGCGCCAGCGCCTGATGCACGCCGCGCCGTGCACGAAATCAGACAAGCCTCATGCTTGA
- a CDS encoding EscU/YscU/HrcU family type III secretion system export apparatus switch protein, producing MATTPLREAVALRYESHEGTAPQVLAKGRGLMAEAIITRAREAGVYVHESPQLVQLLMAVDLDAHIPPALYLAVAELLAWLWRIEHETAAGPGQEDSAPVRQA from the coding sequence ATGGCCACCACGCCGCTGCGCGAGGCCGTTGCCCTGCGTTACGAGTCGCATGAGGGCACCGCTCCGCAGGTGCTGGCCAAGGGGCGCGGGTTGATGGCCGAGGCCATCATCACCCGTGCACGCGAGGCCGGGGTCTACGTGCACGAATCGCCGCAACTCGTGCAATTGCTCATGGCCGTCGATCTGGACGCGCATATTCCACCCGCGCTCTACCTCGCGGTGGCCGAATTGCTCGCCTGGTTGTGGCGCATTGAGCATGAAACCGCTGCTGGTCCGGGGCAAGAAGACTCTGCCCCTGTCCGGCAAGCGTAA
- a CDS encoding flagellar hook-length control protein FliK produces MSSASVPPAGLPLAQADGTAFSARAASQPGSQAVPLALPPGARVVAEVVRTQTGGEVLLRLGQTLLAATLPGGHTVGQQLSLVVLSEPGAQPLLLLAPPGNPVSSQAQLSATALLLGRLQQPPQGAVLQPTAPVWAQPSAGSTAQLAMALGRSIKASGLFYESHLAAWAQGQLPMPELLSEPQGRLSPVLDGLAQKPAGATARPPSVPGATPPVAAETAQGPFGRTGPFAPPLTQAGRSVAPGLTQATSGQPQVAMPTADGGSPQSVRQALDAYAGMQAQPLLMQTASADLPAQLQGLVQQQLATLMHGSVMWAGSIWPGQDLQWTIEPDDAHRQPVSEPAQSGWTSVLKLDLPRLGALRATLHIGADRHLRVSVEHAEQAASLLAPQRETFRQALQDAGLQLDALTLHTRPAA; encoded by the coding sequence GTGAGCAGCGCCTCGGTTCCGCCCGCCGGTCTGCCGCTTGCACAGGCGGACGGTACGGCTTTCAGTGCCCGCGCCGCGTCGCAGCCTGGCAGCCAGGCAGTGCCACTGGCCCTGCCCCCTGGCGCGCGCGTGGTGGCCGAGGTGGTGCGGACGCAGACCGGCGGCGAGGTCTTGCTCCGTTTGGGCCAGACCTTGCTGGCCGCGACGCTGCCCGGCGGCCACACCGTTGGACAACAACTCTCGCTGGTGGTGCTGAGCGAACCAGGGGCACAACCGCTGTTGTTGTTGGCTCCTCCGGGCAATCCGGTTTCTTCGCAGGCTCAGCTATCAGCCACGGCGCTGCTACTCGGGCGTTTGCAGCAGCCGCCACAAGGCGCTGTCTTGCAGCCGACCGCCCCCGTTTGGGCGCAGCCCAGCGCTGGCAGCACCGCGCAACTAGCCATGGCCCTGGGGCGGAGCATCAAGGCCAGTGGTCTGTTCTACGAAAGCCACCTCGCTGCCTGGGCACAGGGCCAGCTTCCCATGCCCGAGTTGCTGAGCGAGCCGCAGGGCCGGCTTTCGCCCGTACTCGATGGGTTGGCCCAGAAGCCCGCAGGCGCGACCGCCCGGCCCCCATCTGTTCCGGGCGCCACGCCGCCTGTTGCAGCCGAGACGGCCCAAGGGCCATTCGGGCGGACGGGACCATTCGCTCCACCGTTGACGCAAGCCGGGCGGAGCGTCGCGCCCGGGCTGACGCAAGCCACTTCGGGCCAGCCCCAAGTGGCAATGCCCACTGCTGATGGGGGTTCGCCACAGTCGGTCCGGCAGGCGCTGGACGCCTACGCCGGCATGCAGGCCCAGCCATTGCTGATGCAAACGGCGAGCGCCGATTTGCCGGCGCAGTTGCAAGGCCTGGTGCAGCAGCAACTGGCAACCCTGATGCATGGCTCGGTCATGTGGGCAGGGTCGATCTGGCCGGGGCAGGATCTGCAGTGGACGATCGAGCCGGACGACGCACATCGTCAGCCAGTGTCGGAGCCTGCGCAAAGTGGCTGGACTTCGGTGCTCAAGCTCGATCTTCCTCGCCTCGGCGCGCTACGCGCGACCCTGCATATTGGCGCCGATCGGCATCTGCGCGTAAGCGTGGAGCATGCCGAGCAAGCGGCAAGTCTGCTGGCGCCGCAGCGCGAAACCTTTCGCCAGGCCCTGCAGGACGCCGGCTTGCAACTCGACGCGTTGACTCTGCACACCCGGCCTGCGGCATGA
- a CDS encoding DUF2802 domain-containing protein: MVNLLLVLAALIILLQIGLMSMVRKLIQQLDHERRRITMLEDQVASGPGGAEAPRADAQGNSNSWLRNPSGSFQLVPEVPQPVASSTAPAPMRQADLAPPPEDFLDTVGEARIPAAQPQARAAPTQAELRTQMLDLMQQLVGQGMSVREIAARCGLSEAEAELMLSLQGTQR, from the coding sequence ATGGTCAATCTCCTGCTAGTGCTCGCCGCGCTCATCATCTTGCTGCAAATCGGCCTCATGTCCATGGTGCGCAAGCTCATCCAGCAACTCGACCACGAGCGCAGACGCATCACGATGCTGGAGGATCAAGTGGCCTCGGGCCCGGGAGGAGCAGAAGCTCCACGGGCTGATGCACAAGGAAACTCGAATTCATGGTTGCGCAATCCATCCGGCAGCTTCCAGCTTGTGCCCGAAGTTCCCCAGCCGGTCGCGTCGTCCACAGCGCCGGCACCCATGCGGCAAGCTGATCTCGCCCCACCACCCGAGGATTTCCTCGACACCGTGGGCGAAGCCCGGATTCCGGCAGCTCAGCCCCAAGCTCGAGCAGCACCAACCCAGGCTGAATTGCGTACGCAAATGCTCGATCTGATGCAGCAACTCGTGGGACAAGGCATGTCGGTGCGGGAGATCGCTGCGCGCTGCGGGCTCAGCGAGGCCGAGGCTGAGTTGATGCTCAGCCTGCAGGGAACCCAGCGGTGA
- a CDS encoding flagellar motor protein, which yields MDILSLVGLVVALGSILLGQLLEGGHIASIIQPTAFLIVIGGTTGAVMLQYPLVVFMRSLKMLPWVIKPPALDPQAAIRMMLQWSDTARKNGLLSLEALVDDVPDPFTRKGLQMLVDGTDPVKIRTTLEQEIGAVEHHDSQAAKVLESAGGYAPTVGILGAVLGLIHVMENLADPSKLGEGIAVAFVATIYGVGSANLFFLPVANKMKGIVHARAKLQELIVDGLVSIAEGENPRIIEGRLQSYFAH from the coding sequence ATGGACATCCTGAGTCTCGTCGGTCTCGTCGTCGCGCTGGGTTCCATCTTGCTGGGGCAGTTGCTCGAAGGCGGCCATATCGCGTCCATCATTCAGCCCACGGCCTTTCTCATCGTCATTGGCGGGACCACGGGTGCGGTCATGCTGCAGTATCCGCTGGTCGTGTTCATGCGTTCGCTCAAAATGCTGCCTTGGGTCATCAAACCGCCCGCGCTCGATCCGCAAGCCGCCATCCGCATGATGCTGCAATGGAGCGACACGGCGCGCAAGAACGGCCTGCTCTCGCTCGAAGCCTTGGTCGACGATGTGCCTGATCCTTTCACGCGCAAAGGACTGCAGATGCTGGTGGACGGCACCGATCCGGTCAAGATCCGCACCACCCTGGAGCAGGAGATCGGCGCGGTGGAGCATCACGACAGCCAGGCCGCCAAGGTGCTCGAATCCGCCGGCGGCTACGCCCCCACCGTGGGCATTCTCGGGGCAGTCCTCGGGCTCATCCACGTGATGGAAAACCTGGCCGACCCCAGCAAGCTGGGCGAGGGCATCGCCGTGGCTTTCGTTGCCACCATCTATGGCGTGGGCTCGGCCAATTTGTTTTTTTTGCCGGTTGCCAACAAGATGAAAGGCATCGTGCATGCGCGCGCTAAATTGCAAGAGTTGATCGTCGACGGTCTGGTGTCGATCGCCGAGGGTGAGAATCCACGCATCATCGAGGGCCGCCTGCAAAGCTATTTCGCACACTGA
- the fliA gene encoding RNA polymerase sigma factor FliA, protein MTPVSYTPAEPREERLARHLPMVRRIAGQMAAQLPASVDIADLEQAGMIGLWDALERGDEQSPAQFGAYAAIRIRGAIYDELRRQDWLPRRSRTQERSIQKTIQALTQRLRRPPEDVEIAAHLGWTLADYHAVLAQSSLQLVYLEDMASGEGLDFTERHADTSIAQPDVALQDEQLERDLQGAIQELPERERLILSLYYQEDLQLKEIGQVLEVSESRVSQLMKQAVMRLRASLQAHGAAPAR, encoded by the coding sequence ATGACCCCCGTCTCGTATACCCCGGCCGAACCTCGCGAGGAGCGCCTCGCGCGCCATCTGCCGATGGTGCGGCGCATCGCCGGACAAATGGCGGCGCAACTGCCAGCCTCGGTGGACATCGCCGACCTGGAGCAGGCTGGCATGATCGGTCTGTGGGACGCGTTGGAAAGGGGGGACGAGCAATCGCCGGCCCAGTTCGGCGCCTACGCCGCCATCCGCATCCGCGGCGCCATTTACGACGAGTTGCGGCGCCAGGATTGGCTGCCGCGCCGCAGCCGCACGCAGGAGCGCTCCATCCAGAAAACCATTCAGGCGCTCACCCAGCGCCTGCGACGCCCCCCGGAGGACGTCGAAATCGCCGCCCACCTGGGTTGGACGCTGGCGGACTACCACGCTGTGCTGGCGCAGAGCAGCCTGCAACTCGTCTACCTTGAAGACATGGCGTCCGGCGAAGGCCTGGATTTCACGGAACGCCATGCCGACACTTCCATTGCCCAGCCCGATGTAGCCTTGCAGGACGAGCAGCTCGAACGCGATCTGCAGGGCGCCATCCAGGAACTGCCCGAGCGCGAGCGCCTCATCCTCTCGCTGTACTACCAGGAAGATTTGCAGCTCAAGGAAATCGGCCAGGTGCTGGAGGTGAGTGAGTCTCGCGTGAGCCAGCTCATGAAACAGGCCGTCATGCGCCTGCGCGCCAGTTTGCAAGCGCACGGCGCCGCCCCGGCGCGCTGA